The Apibacter raozihei genome contains a region encoding:
- the rpoB gene encoding DNA-directed RNA polymerase subunit beta: MSKSLASKTQNPKRFSFSHSKGQIEFPDFLDIQVKSFQDFFQLETRPDQRKNEGLFKTFTENFPISDTRNQFVLEFLDYFVDPPKYSIQECIERGLTYSVPLKARLKLYCTDPEHEDFETVVQDVYLGPIPYMTPSGSFIINGAERVVVSQLHRSPGVFFGQSYHANGAKLYSSRIIPFKGSWMEFATDINGVMYAYIDRKKKLPMTTLLRAIGYQSDKDILEIFDLAEEVKVNKSNLKKMLGRTLAARVLNTWFEDFVDEDTGEVVSIERNEIILDRETVLEKEHIDLIVDSGIKTILVHKENSGEFSIIHNTLQKDSTNSEKEAVEYIYRQLRNAEPPDEETARGIIDKLFFSDARYSLGEVGRYRINKKLGLNISEDVQVLTKDDIIEIVKYLIELINSKAEVDDIDHLSNRRVKTVGEQLAGQFGVGLARMARTIKERMNVRDNEVFTPIDLINAKTLTSVINSFFGTNQLSQFMDQTNPLSEVTHKRRMSALGPGGLSRERAGFEVRDVHYTHYGRICPIETPEGPNIGLISSLGCYARINDLGFMETPYRKVVDGKVDLNSEPQYFTAEEEEDKIIAQANINIDDEGNILDERIVAREEADYPVIEPNKVDLIDVAPNQITGISASLIPFLEHDDANRALMGSNMMRQAVPLLKPQAPIVGTGLEFQVAKDSRILINAEGEGVVEYVDADKITIKYDRTEEEELVSFDTASKTYKLTKFRKTNQSTSITLKPIVKAGDRVSKGQVLTEGYATEDGELALGRNLLVAFMPWKGYNFEDAIVINQRAVSEDWFTSIHVDEYTLEVRDTKLGMEELTSDIPNVSEEATKDLDENGMIRIGAEVKPGDILVGKITPKGESDPTPEEKLLRAIFGDKAGDVKDASLKAEPSLKGVVINKKLFTRNIKDKRKRGDEKLKIEQLESDFKIKFNDLKNQLLDKLYVLLNGKTSQGIYNDLNEEVIPKGVKFTQKLLSSIDDYFNLTGGSWTIDESKNNSIKELLHNYKIKHNDLLGALNRERHTISVGDELPTGIVKLAKVYIAKKRKLNVGDKMAGRHGNKGIVAKIVRDEDMPFLEDGTPVDIVLNPLGVPSRMNIGQIYETILGWCGMKLGKKFATPIFDGATSEQIDDLTREAGVPQWGTTYLYDGGTGERFEQKATVGVIYMLKLGHMVDDKMHARSIGPYSLITQQPLGGKAQFGGQRFGEMEVWALEAFGASNILREIITVKSDDVVGRAKTYESIVKGEPMPEPGIPESFNVFLHELQGLGLDVRLEE; this comes from the coding sequence ATGAGTAAATCATTGGCGTCAAAAACTCAAAACCCTAAGAGATTTAGTTTCTCACATTCTAAAGGACAAATTGAATTTCCTGATTTTCTAGACATTCAGGTAAAATCATTCCAAGATTTCTTTCAATTGGAAACCCGTCCCGACCAAAGAAAAAACGAAGGACTTTTTAAAACGTTTACTGAAAATTTTCCCATTTCGGATACAAGAAATCAGTTCGTTTTAGAATTTTTAGATTATTTTGTAGATCCTCCCAAATATTCCATTCAGGAATGTATTGAAAGAGGTCTAACTTATAGCGTACCACTCAAAGCACGTCTTAAACTATATTGTACTGACCCCGAACACGAAGATTTCGAAACAGTGGTTCAGGATGTATATTTAGGACCAATTCCTTATATGACTCCCAGCGGTTCGTTTATCATCAATGGAGCAGAAAGGGTTGTGGTATCCCAATTACATCGTTCGCCCGGTGTATTTTTTGGACAATCTTATCATGCCAACGGGGCAAAATTATACTCCTCCAGAATTATTCCTTTTAAAGGTTCCTGGATGGAATTTGCTACCGACATTAACGGTGTGATGTATGCTTATATAGACAGAAAGAAAAAACTTCCGATGACCACTTTGCTTAGAGCAATCGGTTATCAAAGTGATAAAGATATATTAGAAATTTTCGATCTTGCAGAAGAAGTTAAAGTAAACAAATCCAACCTGAAAAAAATGTTAGGTCGTACTTTAGCTGCCAGAGTATTAAATACATGGTTTGAAGATTTTGTTGATGAAGATACCGGAGAAGTTGTTTCTATAGAAAGAAACGAAATCATTTTAGATCGTGAAACTGTTTTAGAAAAAGAGCACATTGATCTAATCGTTGATTCCGGAATTAAAACTATATTAGTACATAAAGAAAATAGTGGAGAATTCTCTATTATTCACAATACGTTACAGAAAGATTCTACTAACTCTGAAAAAGAAGCAGTAGAATACATTTACCGACAGCTTAGAAATGCTGAACCACCTGATGAAGAAACTGCAAGAGGTATAATTGACAAATTATTTTTCTCAGATGCTCGTTACTCTTTAGGTGAAGTGGGTCGATACAGAATTAATAAAAAACTAGGTTTAAACATTTCTGAAGATGTTCAGGTGTTAACTAAAGATGATATTATTGAAATAGTAAAATATCTAATCGAATTAATTAATTCAAAAGCCGAAGTAGATGACATCGATCACTTATCCAACCGTCGTGTAAAAACTGTAGGTGAACAATTAGCTGGACAATTCGGAGTAGGGTTAGCTCGTATGGCACGTACCATTAAAGAAAGAATGAATGTTCGGGATAATGAAGTTTTCACCCCTATTGATCTGATTAATGCTAAGACATTAACTTCTGTGATTAATTCATTTTTCGGAACTAATCAGCTTTCTCAATTTATGGATCAAACCAATCCATTATCAGAAGTTACTCATAAAAGACGTATGTCTGCATTAGGACCTGGTGGTTTATCCAGAGAAAGAGCAGGTTTCGAAGTTCGTGACGTTCACTATACCCACTACGGAAGAATTTGTCCGATTGAAACTCCGGAAGGACCAAACATCGGTTTGATTTCATCTTTAGGTTGCTATGCGAGAATCAATGATTTAGGATTTATGGAAACTCCATATAGAAAGGTTGTTGATGGTAAAGTAGATTTAAATTCAGAACCTCAGTATTTTACTGCTGAAGAAGAAGAAGATAAAATCATTGCTCAGGCAAATATTAACATAGATGATGAAGGTAATATTCTTGATGAAAGAATTGTTGCTAGAGAAGAAGCTGATTATCCGGTTATAGAGCCTAACAAGGTAGATCTTATTGATGTTGCTCCTAACCAGATTACAGGTATTTCTGCATCTCTAATTCCATTCTTAGAGCACGATGATGCAAACCGTGCATTAATGGGATCTAACATGATGCGTCAGGCTGTTCCATTATTAAAACCTCAGGCTCCTATAGTAGGTACTGGTCTTGAATTCCAGGTAGCTAAAGATTCAAGAATCTTAATCAATGCTGAAGGAGAAGGTGTAGTTGAATATGTCGACGCTGATAAAATTACTATTAAATACGACAGAACAGAAGAAGAAGAACTTGTAAGCTTTGATACTGCAAGTAAAACTTATAAATTAACTAAATTCAGAAAAACGAACCAAAGCACCTCAATAACGCTAAAACCAATTGTAAAAGCGGGAGACAGAGTTAGTAAAGGACAGGTTTTAACTGAAGGTTATGCTACTGAAGACGGAGAATTAGCGCTTGGACGAAACTTATTGGTTGCTTTCATGCCTTGGAAAGGATATAACTTTGAGGATGCAATTGTAATTAACCAAAGAGCTGTTAGTGAAGACTGGTTTACTTCAATTCACGTTGATGAATATACTTTAGAGGTAAGAGATACTAAATTAGGTATGGAAGAGTTAACTTCCGATATTCCTAATGTAAGTGAAGAAGCTACTAAAGATCTTGATGAAAACGGTATGATCCGTATTGGTGCTGAAGTAAAACCTGGAGATATTCTTGTAGGAAAAATTACTCCTAAAGGAGAATCTGATCCTACTCCAGAAGAAAAACTTTTACGGGCAATATTTGGTGATAAAGCTGGTGATGTAAAAGATGCGTCATTAAAAGCTGAACCATCTCTAAAAGGTGTAGTAATAAATAAAAAATTATTTACACGTAATATTAAAGATAAAAGAAAAAGAGGGGATGAAAAGTTAAAAATCGAACAATTGGAATCTGACTTTAAGATTAAATTTAATGATCTTAAAAATCAGCTCTTAGATAAATTGTACGTATTACTTAATGGAAAAACCTCGCAAGGGATATACAATGATTTAAATGAAGAAGTAATTCCTAAAGGTGTTAAGTTCACCCAAAAATTATTATCCAGTATCGATGACTATTTTAACTTAACAGGTGGTAGCTGGACTATTGATGAAAGTAAAAATAATTCCATCAAGGAACTTTTACATAATTATAAAATTAAACATAACGATTTATTAGGAGCACTAAATCGTGAAAGGCATACCATTTCTGTAGGAGATGAATTACCAACAGGTATCGTTAAACTAGCAAAAGTTTACATTGCTAAAAAACGTAAGCTTAATGTGGGTGATAAAATGGCAGGTAGACACGGAAATAAAGGTATTGTTGCTAAAATTGTTCGTGATGAAGACATGCCTTTCCTTGAAGATGGAACACCTGTTGATATTGTATTAAATCCATTAGGGGTACCTTCCCGTATGAACATCGGGCAGATATATGAAACAATCTTAGGATGGTGTGGTATGAAATTAGGCAAAAAATTTGCTACTCCTATATTTGACGGAGCTACTTCTGAACAAATAGATGACCTAACCAGAGAAGCAGGCGTACCTCAATGGGGAACTACCTATCTTTACGATGGCGGCACAGGAGAACGTTTTGAGCAAAAAGCAACGGTAGGTGTTATCTATATGTTAAAATTAGGCCACATGGTTGACGATAAAATGCACGCACGTTCAATTGGACCTTACTCTTTAATTACTCAACAGCCGTTAGGAGGTAAAGCTCAATTCGGGGGTCAGAGATTTGGAGAGATGGAGGTTTGGGCACTTGAAGCATTTGGTGCATCCAATATATTACGAGAAATCATCACTGTTAAATCTGATGACGTGGTCGGAAGGGCTAAAACTTACGAGTCTATCGTTAAAGGTGAGCCTATGCCAGAACCTGGAATTCCGGAATCATTCAATGTTTTCCTTCATGAATTGCAAGGTCTAGGATTAGACGTAAGATTAGAAGAATAA
- the rpoC gene encoding DNA-directed RNA polymerase subunit beta': MAVKQKTSRFNKITIGLASPESILQQSRGEVLKPETINYRTHKPERDGLFCERIFGPVKDYECACGKYKRIRYKGIVCDRCGVEVTEKKVRRERIGHINLVVPVAHIWYFRSLPNKIGYLLGIPSKKLDMIIYNERFVVIQAGIAKKLNGEELEQNEFLTEEEYLDILETLPIENQYLDDSDPNKFVAKMGAECLEELLKRIDLDALSYNLRHKANTESSKQRRTEALKRLHVVESFRDANTNGRINRPEWMIMRVIPVIPPDLRPLVPLDGGRFATSDLNDLYRRVIIRNNRLKRLIEIKAPEVILRNEKRMLQEAVDSLFDNTRKSSAVKSESNRPLKSLSDSLKGKQGRFRQNLLGKRVDYSARSVIVVGPFLQLHECGLPKDMAAELYKPFIIRKLIERGIVKTVKSAKRIIERKEPVVYDILENVMKGHPVLLNRAPTLHRLGIQAFQPRMIEGKAIRLHPLVCTAFNADFDGDQMAVHLPLGPEAILEAQLLMLASQNILNPANGSPIQVPSQDMVLGLYYMTKPLVPTEEINVKGHGSIFYSSEEVDIAYNEKAADLNAIIKVKAKVLEGEELVEKMIETTVGRVLFNKIVPEQVGYINEVLTKKSLRNIIGNILQRTNFPTTAKFLDDMKNLGYATAFRGGLSFSLGDIKTPDEKKIMIQDANEQVDGIRANYNMGLITNNERYNQVIDVWTNTNARLTDLIMQRMKTDKGGFNSVYMMLDSGARGSKEQIRQLAGMRGLMAKPQKAGSSGGEIIENPIISNFREGLSILEYFISTHGARKGLADTALKTADAGYLTRRLVDVAQDVIINEKDCGTLRGIEITPLRKNDEIVEPLSERILGRVSLHDIYHPDTDELLVEADQMITSELAKLLENSGVEAVEVRSPLTCESKKGICAKCYGINLSTNKLINKGEAVGVIAAQSIGEPGTQLTLRTFHVGGTAGNVAEVNSIIAKRDGKVEFDEIRTVESEDENGNKATVVVSRSTEFKLLNAEGNILMINNIPYGSTLLVESGQEVKKGDIICKWDPYNAIILSETAGKIEYEQIEQGSTYQLEIDEQTGFEEKVISESRNKKLIPTLKILDSKGNELKAINLPVGAHLIVNDGEKIKAGRILVKIPRRSAKAGDITGGLPRVTELFEARNPSNPAVVSEIDGVVSYGKIKRGNREIVIESKNGEIKRYLVKLSNQILVQENDFVHAGDALSDGAITPTDILNIKGPTAVQEYLVNEIQEVYRLQGVKIDDKHFEIIVRQMMTKVEIVDAGDTKFLENNLEHKIDFIEENDRIFGMKVIEDAGDSENLKAGQIISSRDLRDENSRLKREDKKLVEAREALPATASPVLQGITRASLQTKSFISAASFQETTKVLNEAAVAGKIDYLNGLKENVIVGHRIPAGTGLAEYQNVVVGSNKEFEELVTEKI; this comes from the coding sequence ATGGCAGTTAAACAAAAAACTAGCAGATTTAATAAAATAACTATAGGGTTAGCTTCTCCGGAAAGTATTTTACAACAATCCAGAGGTGAAGTTTTAAAACCTGAAACTATCAATTACCGTACACATAAACCTGAGCGTGATGGTCTTTTCTGTGAAAGAATATTCGGACCTGTAAAGGATTACGAATGTGCTTGCGGTAAATATAAAAGAATCCGTTATAAAGGTATTGTTTGTGACCGATGTGGTGTTGAAGTTACTGAGAAAAAAGTAAGACGTGAACGTATTGGACATATAAATCTGGTTGTTCCTGTTGCTCATATTTGGTATTTCCGTTCTTTACCTAACAAAATTGGTTATTTACTAGGTATACCTTCAAAAAAATTAGACATGATTATCTACAATGAAAGATTTGTAGTTATTCAGGCGGGTATTGCTAAAAAATTAAACGGAGAAGAACTTGAACAGAATGAGTTCTTAACTGAAGAAGAATATTTAGATATACTGGAAACTCTTCCTATTGAAAATCAATACTTGGACGATTCTGATCCTAACAAATTTGTTGCCAAAATGGGAGCTGAATGTCTGGAAGAATTATTGAAAAGAATTGATTTAGATGCATTGTCTTATAACCTAAGACACAAAGCCAATACAGAGTCATCTAAACAAAGAAGAACTGAAGCTTTAAAAAGACTACATGTAGTAGAATCTTTCAGAGATGCTAATACTAACGGGAGAATTAATCGTCCGGAATGGATGATCATGCGGGTAATTCCAGTTATTCCTCCCGATTTAAGACCTTTAGTTCCATTAGATGGAGGAAGATTTGCTACCTCCGACTTAAATGATTTATACCGAAGGGTTATTATTAGAAATAACCGTCTTAAAAGATTAATTGAAATCAAAGCTCCCGAAGTTATTCTTCGTAACGAAAAGAGGATGCTACAGGAAGCTGTTGATTCATTATTTGATAATACAAGAAAATCATCGGCTGTTAAATCTGAATCGAACAGACCATTAAAATCGTTATCCGATTCATTAAAAGGAAAACAAGGTCGTTTCCGTCAGAATCTATTAGGTAAACGTGTAGATTATTCTGCCCGTTCTGTAATTGTTGTAGGTCCATTCCTTCAGCTTCATGAATGTGGATTACCTAAAGATATGGCTGCTGAACTTTATAAACCGTTCATTATTCGTAAACTGATTGAAAGAGGTATTGTAAAAACCGTTAAGTCAGCAAAACGAATTATTGAAAGAAAAGAACCGGTTGTATATGACATTCTAGAAAACGTGATGAAAGGTCACCCTGTTTTACTTAACCGGGCCCCTACCCTTCACCGTTTAGGAATACAAGCCTTTCAACCTCGAATGATAGAAGGTAAAGCTATTCGTCTTCACCCTTTAGTGTGTACTGCATTTAATGCTGACTTTGATGGTGACCAGATGGCTGTTCACTTACCTTTAGGACCTGAAGCTATCTTAGAAGCTCAGCTATTGATGCTTGCTTCTCAAAATATTTTAAACCCGGCTAATGGTTCTCCTATCCAGGTACCTTCTCAGGACATGGTTTTAGGTCTTTATTATATGACTAAACCTTTAGTTCCTACTGAAGAAATTAATGTTAAAGGACACGGTTCCATATTTTACTCTTCAGAAGAAGTAGATATTGCTTACAATGAGAAAGCAGCTGACTTAAATGCTATCATTAAAGTTAAAGCTAAAGTTCTTGAAGGTGAGGAACTGGTTGAAAAAATGATTGAAACAACAGTAGGTAGAGTTTTATTCAATAAAATTGTACCAGAACAAGTTGGTTACATCAATGAAGTTTTAACAAAAAAATCACTTAGAAATATTATAGGGAATATTCTTCAAAGAACTAATTTCCCTACAACTGCTAAGTTCCTGGATGATATGAAAAATCTGGGATATGCTACCGCATTCCGAGGAGGATTATCTTTTAGCTTAGGAGATATTAAAACTCCGGATGAGAAAAAGATCATGATTCAGGATGCAAATGAGCAGGTTGATGGTATCCGTGCTAACTATAACATGGGATTAATTACCAATAATGAGCGTTATAATCAGGTAATTGATGTTTGGACTAATACCAATGCCCGTCTTACAGATTTAATTATGCAGAGAATGAAAACTGATAAAGGAGGGTTTAACTCTGTATACATGATGCTTGATTCCGGAGCACGGGGTTCTAAAGAGCAGATTCGTCAGCTTGCCGGTATGAGGGGATTGATGGCTAAGCCACAAAAAGCTGGTTCATCCGGTGGGGAAATTATTGAAAATCCAATTATTTCTAATTTCCGTGAAGGACTTTCTATCTTAGAATACTTTATTTCTACTCACGGTGCGCGTAAAGGTTTGGCGGATACCGCTTTAAAAACTGCCGATGCAGGGTATTTAACTCGTCGTCTGGTAGACGTAGCACAAGATGTTATTATTAATGAAAAAGATTGTGGTACTTTAAGAGGAATTGAAATTACTCCTTTAAGAAAGAATGATGAAATTGTTGAACCTCTATCCGAAAGAATTTTAGGTAGGGTTTCATTACACGATATATACCATCCGGATACAGATGAATTGCTTGTAGAAGCTGATCAAATGATTACTTCTGAGCTGGCTAAATTACTTGAAAATTCCGGAGTTGAAGCAGTTGAAGTACGCTCTCCGCTGACCTGTGAATCTAAGAAAGGTATTTGTGCAAAATGTTACGGAATAAACCTTTCTACTAATAAATTAATAAATAAAGGAGAGGCTGTTGGAGTTATAGCTGCTCAATCCATTGGTGAGCCAGGTACCCAGTTAACCTTGAGAACCTTCCACGTGGGAGGTACTGCAGGTAACGTTGCCGAGGTTAACAGTATTATTGCCAAGAGAGATGGAAAAGTTGAATTTGATGAAATCAGAACTGTAGAAAGTGAAGATGAGAACGGAAACAAAGCTACTGTAGTGGTTTCCCGTTCTACAGAATTCAAACTTCTTAATGCGGAAGGTAATATTTTAATGATTAACAATATTCCTTATGGTTCTACCTTACTTGTTGAATCTGGTCAGGAAGTGAAAAAAGGTGATATCATCTGTAAATGGGATCCCTACAATGCTATTATCCTTTCTGAGACAGCTGGTAAAATTGAATACGAACAAATTGAACAGGGTTCAACTTATCAGTTGGAGATTGATGAGCAAACAGGGTTTGAAGAAAAAGTTATTTCTGAATCCAGAAATAAAAAATTAATTCCTACTCTTAAAATTCTGGATAGTAAAGGAAATGAGCTTAAAGCTATCAACCTACCAGTAGGAGCTCACTTAATCGTTAATGACGGAGAAAAGATAAAGGCAGGAAGAATCTTAGTTAAAATACCTAGAAGGTCTGCTAAAGCAGGGGATATTACAGGAGGTTTACCTAGGGTAACTGAATTATTTGAAGCAAGAAATCCATCTAACCCTGCTGTAGTTTCAGAAATTGACGGAGTAGTTAGCTATGGTAAAATAAAAAGAGGTAACCGTGAAATAGTTATCGAATCTAAAAACGGCGAAATTAAACGTTACTTAGTTAAATTATCCAATCAGATTCTGGTTCAGGAAAATGACTTTGTACATGCTGGTGATGCCTTATCAGATGGAGCTATTACTCCTACAGATATTTTAAATATTAAAGGCCCAACTGCTGTACAGGAGTATCTAGTAAATGAAATTCAGGAAGTTTACCGTTTACAGGGTGTAAAAATTGATGACAAGCATTTTGAAATCATTGTTCGTCAAATGATGACTAAAGTTGAAATAGTTGATGCAGGGGATACTAAATTCTTGGAAAACAACCTTGAGCATAAGATAGACTTTATAGAAGAAAATGATAGAATTTTTGGAATGAAAGTTATTGAGGATGCCGGCGATAGTGAGAATTTAAAAGCGGGTCAGATTATTTCATCCAGAGACTTGCGTGACGAGAACTCCAGACTGAAACGAGAAGATAAGAAATTAGTTGAAGCAAGAGAAGCTTTACCAGCTACAGCTAGTCCTGTATTGCAAGGTATTACCAGAGCTTCACTTCAGACTAAATCATTTATCTCTGCAGCTTCCTTCCAGGAAACCACCAAAGTTCTTAACGAAGCCGCTGTTGCAGGAAAAATTGATTATCTGAACGGATTAAAAGAGAATGTTATCGTTGGACACAGAATTCCTGCAGGTACAGGTTTGGCAGAATACCAAAATGTTGTTGTAGGTTCTAACAAAGAATTTGAAGAATTAGTAACCGAAAAAATTTAA
- a CDS encoding DUF3467 domain-containing protein, with product MENQDPNQQDLNIELTDEVASGVFSNLALINHSPTEFVLDFIQIMPGVPKAKVKSRIILTPEHAKRLLSALTDNIQKFEEQFGNVKDETFHLNFGPKGQA from the coding sequence ATGGAAAATCAAGACCCAAATCAACAGGATCTAAATATTGAACTTACGGACGAAGTAGCATCAGGAGTTTTTTCTAATTTAGCTTTAATAAACCATTCTCCTACTGAATTTGTATTGGATTTTATTCAAATTATGCCGGGGGTGCCTAAAGCTAAGGTTAAATCAAGAATAATATTAACACCGGAGCATGCTAAAAGATTATTGTCAGCCTTAACTGATAATATTCAAAAATTTGAAGAGCAATTCGGAAATGTTAAGGATGAAACTTTTCATTTAAATTTTGGTCCTAAAGGACAAGCGTAA